A genomic segment from Glycine soja cultivar W05 chromosome 20, ASM419377v2, whole genome shotgun sequence encodes:
- the LOC114402400 gene encoding leucine-rich repeat receptor-like protein kinase PXL1 has translation MKNATRLRGTNAKKTTTKMQSHLLFFYYYIGLSLIFTKASADDELSTLLSIKSILIDPMKHLKDWQTPSNVTQPGSPHCNWTGVGCNSKGFVESLDLSNMNLSGRVSNRIQSLSSLSSFNIRCNNFASSLPKSLSNLTSLKSFDVSQNYFTGSFPTGLGRATGLRLINASSNEFSGFLPEDIGNATLLESLDFRGSYFMSPIPMSFKNLQKLKFLGLSGNNFTGRIPGYLGELISLETLIIGYNLFEGGIPAEFGNLTSLQYLDLAVGSLGGQIPAELGKLTKLTTIYLYHNNFTGKIPPQLGDITSLAFLDLSDNQISGKIPEELAKLENLKLLNLMANKLSGPVPEKLGELKNLQVLELWKNSLHGPLPHNLGQNSPLQWLDVSSNSLSGEIPPGLCTTGNLTKLILFNNSFTGFIPSGLANCLSLVRVRIQNNLISGTIPIGFGSLLGLQRLELATNNLTEKIPTDITLSTSLSFIDVSWNHLESSLPSDILSIPSLQTFIASHNNFGGNIPDEFQDCPSLSVLDLSNTHISGTIPESIASCQKLVNLNLRNNCLTGEIPKSITKMPTLSVLDLSNNSLTGRMPENFGNSPALEMLNLSYNKLEGPVPSNGMLVTINPNDLIGNEGLCGGILPPCSPSLAVTSHRRSSHIRHVIIGFVTGVSVILALGAVYFGGRCLYKRWHLYNNFFHDWFQSNEDWPWRLVAFQRISITSSDILACIKESNVIGMGGTGIVYKAEIHRPHVTLAVKKLWRSRTDIEDGNDALREVELLGRLRHRNIVRLLGYVHNERNVMMVYEYMPNGNLGTALHGEQSARLLVDWVSRYNIALGVAQGLNYLHHDCHPLVIHRDIKSNNILLDSNLEARIADFGLARMMIQKNETVSMVAGSYGYIAPEYGYTLKVDEKIDIYSYGVVLLELLTGKMPLDPSFEESIDIVEWIRKKKSNKALLEALDPAIASQCKHVQEEMLLVLRIALLCTAKLPKERPPMRDIVTMLGEAKPRRKSICHNGGQDSRSVEKPTIFTTSPIISLL, from the exons ATGAAAAATGCAACAAGATTAAGAGGAACCAACGCAAAgaaaacaaccaccaaaatgcAAAGCCACTTGCTGTTCTTCTATTATTACATTGGCCTCTCACTTATTTTTACTAAAGCTTCAGCAGATGATGAATTGTCAACTCTTCTCTCAATCAAATCCATTCTCATTGACCCGATGAAGCATCTGAAGGATTGGCAAACACCAAGCAATGTGACACAGCCAGGCTCACCTCATTGTAACTGGACTGGAGTTGGTTGCAACTCGAAAGGCTTTGTAGAGAGTCTTGACCTCTCCAACATGAACCTCAGCGGTCGTGTTTCCAACCGCATTCAATCTCTTTCAAGTCTATCTTCTTTCAACATAAGATGTAACAACTTTGCTTCATCACTGCCCAAATCACTGTCCAACCTCACCTCTCTCAAAAGCTTTGATGTGAGCCAGAACTACTTCACTGGCAGCTTCCCCACTGGTCTTGGAAGAGCTACAGGCTTGAGATTAATCAATGCATCGAGCAATGAATTTTCAGGTTTTCTTCCCGAGGATATTGGAAATGCAACATTGCTCGAGAGCCTTGATTTTCGAGGGAGCTACTTTATGAGTCCAATCCCCATGAGTTTCAAGAATTTGCAGAAGCTCAAGTTTCTAGGCCTTTCAGGCAATAACTTCACAGGGAGGATTCCAGGGTATCTTGGGGAACTTATTTCTCTGGAGACATTGATTATAGGATACAATTTGTTTGAAGGTGGGATCCCTGCAGAGTTTGGCAACCTCACCAGTCTTCAGTACCTTGACTTGGCTGTAGGCAGTCTCGGTGGACAAATTCCAGCTGAATTGGGTAAGCTGACAAAACTCACCACAATTTATTTGTACCATAACAACTTCACAGGAAAAATTCCACCTCAACTTGGCGACATTACTTCACTAGCATTTTTGGACCTCTCTGACAATCAGATCTCAGGAAAGATTCCAGAAGAACTTGCTAAACTGGAAAACCTGAAGCTCTTAAATCTAATGGCCAACAAACTATCTGGGCCTGTACCAGAGAAGCTTGGTGAATTGAAAAATTTACAGGTGCTTGAGCTATGGAAAAATTCTTTACATGGTCCTTTGCCACACAACCTTGGGCAGAACTCTCCTTTGCAGTGGTTGGATGTATCCTCTAACTCGTTATCGGGGGAGATCCCTCCAGGTTTGTGTACTACAGGCAATCTCACTAAACTAATCCTCTTTAATAATTCCTTCACTGGTTTCATTCCAAGTGGACTTGCAAACTGTTTGTCTTTAGTACGTGTTCGGATTCAGAACAATCTTATTTCTGGGACTATTCCAATTGGCTTTGGAAGCCTCCTTGGCCTTCAACGGCTGGAGTTGGCAACGAACAACCTCACTGAGAAAATTCCTACTGATATTACCTTATCCACGTCACTCTCTTTCATTGATGTATCTTGGAACCACCTTGAGTCCTCTTTACCCTCAGATATTCTTTCTATTCCATCCCTTCAAACCTTCATTGCCTCTCATAACAATTTTGGAGGAAATATCCCAGATGAGTTCCAGGACTGTCCATCTCTCTCTGTGCTGGATCTTTCAAACACCCATATATCTGGCACAATCCCTGAAAGCATTGCTTCTTGTCAAAAATTAGTAAACCTTAACCTTCGAAATAACTGCTTGACAGGAGAAATCCCGAAATCAATCACAAAGATGCCCACCTTATCTGTTCTTGATCTGTCCAACAATTCACTGACTGGTAGGATGCCTGAAAATTTTGGCAACTCCCCAGCTCTAGAAATGCTGAATCTGTCCTATAACAAACTTGAGGGTCCAGTACCCTCAAATGGGATGTTGGTGACCATAAATCCTAATGATCTTATCGGCaatgagggtctttgtggaggCATTCTCCCTCCATGTTCTCCAAGTTTGGCTGTGACAAGCCATCGAAGGAGCTCACATATCAGACACGTCATTATTGGTTTTGTGACTGGCGTCTCAGTGATTTTAGCTCTTGGTGCAGTATATTTTGGTGGTAGATGTTTATACAAGAGATGGCACTTGTATAACAATTTCTTCCATGATTGGTTCCAGAGCAATGAGGATTGGCCCTGGAGGTTAGTAGCATTCCAGAGGATCAGCATCACTAGTAGTGACATCCTCGCATGTATAAAGGAATCAAATGTCATAGGCATGGGGGGCACCGGTATTGTCTACAAAGCTGAAATCCATAGACCTCACGTAACCTTAGCAGTGAAGAAACTATGGAGGTCACGAACAGATATAGAAGATGGCAATGATGCGTTGAGAGAAGTGGAACTCCTAGGGAGACTTAGGCACAGGAATATTGTAAGGCTGTTGGGGTATGTACACAATGAAAGGAATGTGATGATGGTTTACGAGTACATGCCTAACGGGAATCTTGGAACAGCACTGCATGGTGAACAATCTGCAAGGTTGCTTGTTGATTGGGTCTCAAGGTACAACATAGCTCTTGGTGTTGCACAAGGGCTTAACTACCTCCACCATGATTGCCACCCACTAGTAATTCACAGGGATATCAAGTCTAACAACATACTCCTTGACTCAAATTTAGAGGCAAGAATAGCAGATTTCGGGTTGGCAAGGATGATGATTCAAAAGAATGAGACAGTTTCCATGGTGGCTGGATCATATGGATACATCGCACCCG AATATGGATACACTCTGAAGGTTGACGAGAAGATTGACATATACAGCTATGGAGTGGTACTTTTGGAGCTCCTAACTGGAAAAATGCCTTTAGACCCTTCATTTGAAGAATCAATTGACATAGTCGAATGgataaggaagaagaaaagcaacAAAGCCTTGTTAGAAGCATTGGATCCTGCTATAGCTAGTCAGTGCAAGCATGTCCAAGAAGAAATGCTGCTTGTGCTCCGGATTGCACTTCTATGTACTGCAAAGCTTCCCAAGGAAAGACCACCCATGAGAGACATCGTCACAATGCTTGGAGAGGCAAAGCCAAGAAGGAAAAGTATTTGCCATAATGGGGGACAAGACAGCAGGAGCGTGGAAAAGCCAACGATCTTCACCACCTCCCCAATAATCAGTCTTTTGTAG